The Magnolia sinica isolate HGM2019 unplaced genomic scaffold, MsV1 ctg60, whole genome shotgun sequence genome includes the window TGCAACTGCACGGTCGTCATCCAAGCCGTTAAAATAATGTATACAATAAGTTaatacacctttttttttttttcagtcgtAAAAATAAGATGGGCAGCGCAATCGAAGCCATTTGTATCAACCATTTCCTATAAATACCCATATATCCATCGTAAGTTTGTAACAGACCATAAGCAACAACAGCCATGGCCATACATAAATCTCTCTCCCtcgcttttctcctctttttcctaccctttctttcttcttcccatGCAACAATATCATCTGCAACAGCAGGACTGCCAGAAGCAGAGGCTCTCCTGAAATGGAAAGCCAGCCTCTCACCAGCACAAGCTCTCCACTCATGGTCACTTCCTGCTACTAATGCCAGCACCAACACCCTATCTCCATGCAAATGGACTGGGATCTCATGCAACAGCCTTGGAAGTGTAACCGAGATAAGCCTACCGAGTGCAGGCTTGCAAGGTAAGCTCGACAACTTGAGCTTCCCCTCATTTCCAAACCTCCTTCATCTCAATCTCAGTGGCAACACTCTCACTGGTACCATCCCAGCTCATATTGGCGCTCTTTATAAACTCATGTCCCTCGACCTGTCTGCAAATAGTATAAGTGGATCAATACCCCTAGATATAGGGAATCTTGGGAATTTGAATGAGCTAGATTTGTCCATTAACCATCTAGATGGttccatcccttccactttagggaacttgtCAAAGCTTTCCATCTTGAACCTGTACCAAAATCGAATCTCTGGCTCCATTCCTCCACAAATTGGGAATCTAAAAGAGCTGGTTCAGTTGTCATTGTTCCAGAACAATCTGACCGGTCCAATTCctcctgctttgggtaatttgagaaaccttacactgTTGTTCCTctacagcaatcaaatttctggttcaattcctccacaatttgggaatttaatgaatctcaACATTCTTGATCTGTCCGGTAACATTCTAACAgcttctatcccttccactttagggaacttgacaAAGCTGACAGCCCTCGGCCTcattcaaaatcaaatttctggttctattCCTCCGGAACTCGGGAATTTAATGAGTCTCAATATTTTAGCATTGTACCGTAACAATCTGACTGGTCCCATCCctcctgctttgggtaatttgagaaaccttacacaGTTGTTCCTctacagcaatcaaatttctggttcaattcctccacaatttgggaatttaatgaatctcGATAATCTTGATCTGTCCGATAACTTTCTAACAGGTtttatcccttccactttagggaacttgacaaagctgacagtcctctacctctttcaaaatcaaatttctggttctattCCTCAAGAACTTGGGAATTTAATGAGTCTCAATATGCTAGCATTGAGTCTAAACAGTCTGACTGGTCCGATCCCTCCTGttttaggtaatttgagaaaccttacaatTTTGAATCTCCAcggcaatcaaatttctggttcaattcctccacaatttgggaatttaatgaatctcaACAATCTTGATCTGTCCTATAACATTCTTACAGGTTCTATCCCTCCTACTTTAGGAAAGTTAACCAAGCTTACCGTATTGTCCGCTATTTACTGTCAATTATCTGGTTCGTTGCCTCAAGAAATGAGGAACATGACAAATCTTTCTAAACTCTACTTGGGTGGCAACAGCCTCTCTGGCTATTTTCCTCAGTTATGCCAGGGCGGATCTCTTCAAGTCTTCAGTGCTTATGGCAACCATTTCACTGGTGAGATCCCAAAAAGCATCAGAAATTGCACTAGCTTAATAAGAGTGCGACTTAATGGAAATCGACTTGCTGCAAATGTATCAGAAGTCTTTGGTGTATACCCGCATCTCATATTCATGGACGTCAGTGACAACATGTTGTTTGGTGAACTCTCACCAAATTGGGGAGAATGCCAAAATTTGACAAAGCTACAATTATCCGGGAACATGATTACCGGTAGAATTCCTCCTGAGATAGGGCAGTTGACTCAGCTAAGTGTGCTTGGTCTTTCTTCAAACCATCTGGTGGGCGAGATTCCAAAGGAATTTGGGAGGCTGACTTCTTTGTTCAACTTAACTTTAAATGAAAACCAGCTTTCCGGTCAGATACCCCAAGAGATTGGAAAACTATCCAATTTGGAGGTTCTTGACTTGTCAATGAATCACCTAAGTGGTCCAATACCACCTCAATTAGGTGATTGCTTCAAACTCCAATATCTGAAATTGAgcgaaaatgttttaaatggaagCATTCCTTTTCAGATTGGTAACCTAATATACCTACAGGATTTACTAGATCTAAGTCACAACTCCCTCAATGGACAGATATCACCACAACTCACGAAATTGATTCGGCTGGAAAAGTTAAACCTCTCCCACAACATGCTGTCAGGCTCCATTCCACCTTCTTTTGAAGGGATGTTCAGCTTGcaatccattgatttttcatTCAATGCTTTGGAAGGTCCTCTTCCCAACAGCAAAAGCTTTCAGAAGGCTCCTGCAGAGGCATTCATAAATAATAAAGGCTTATGTGGTGAAGTGCAAGGTTTGCGACTTTGCAATGCCTCTTCAATCAATCGTAGTGATGCGATGAAAAGTCACAGAGTTGTGATCCTCATTATTCTTCCTGTCTCAGTGgccttgtttcttttatttgtaaTCATTGGCATTTCTTACATTTATTaccaaataagaagaaatataaaaaaGGGAGTTCTTGAGAGAAGCAGCGGAaatccattttcaatatggaattatgatgggaTTGCTGTGTTTGAAGACATCGTGGAGGCAACAGAGGGTTTTGACAACAAATACTGCATTGGAATTGGAGGGTATGGAAAAGTTTACAAAGCAAATCTATCAATGGGTCAGGTAGTGGCTGTGAAAAAACTTCACCTACTCGAAGGAGGGGATCAATCtaatcaaagaagttttagaaatgagatacaagcaTTAACTGAAATCCGTCATCGCAACATAGTGAAGCTTTATGGCTTTTGCTGCCATGCTCGATGCTCGTTTCTCATCTATGAGTACATGGAAAGGGGAAGCTTGGCAAGTATCCTAAGCAATGATGAAGGAGCTGCACAATTGGACTGGACTCTAAGGGTGAAGATtattaaaggtgtggcccatgctTTATCTTACATGCACCATGATTGCACCCTACCAATTGTTCATCGAGACCTATCAAGCAACAATGTTCTGCTGAATTCAGAACTTGAGGCTTGTATTTCTGATTTTGGCACTGCACGATTGCTGATACCTGATTCATCCAATCGAACTATGCTTGCAGGCACTTATGGATACATAGCTCCTGGTTAGTCACTAATATATTCTCAACACTGAATAGTTTATCATAAATTAGcctttatttttcttaatattttctattttttgttgaaattatttaCTATAAAATTTGTGCATTAGTTACCACACTATTGTCAAATGGGGCAATATTCTAAGGCAACTAGAATatgagaaaattcatatttgaaaATCTTAAGAAACTTTCACCACATCTTCTTAGCTATTAAATTTCTGGCATTGACCATTTTTAACTGTACATTTGTTGGCCACCAATCGGTTGGATAGAATCCCTCCATAAGTGTTATTTCTGGGATCTTctctatctacaacatgggtcatgtttccagatggtctggattgatttaCATGCATACCAAGTTTAGATGGATGAACAACGGGTGGTTAATAAATGATTGAAAAAGCTCATGTCTTCTAGCCCATGCTAGTAAATCTGAGTTACCCAGTATGCTTttatcatattgagtaaacttagttgagcccactgtgaatgtatgtcgtttatccaccctgtccatccatttttccggctaAATTTAGGGGTTAAGCccgaaattgaagtatatccaaagctcaagtggaccataccacaggaaacaatgtggaataatgatttccacggttgaaaccttcctaggctccacatgatttttatttgtcatccaacctgttcataatatgacaaagacatggatgaagagaaaacacaaacatcagtttgataataaaaaaaacttccgtggcctctaagaaattttcaatggtagaggttcaatcacacggTTTACTGTGGTGTaggccacttgagattttgatatgcttctgttttgggctcaagccctaagattatcttttaaaatggatgaatcggAATGGATagattaaataaataacagtggaccccacagagtttactcagtacgctaccgttactgagttactcggtacacaatccgcttcccaggAAATGTGGCATCGTGAAATGCTCCATGCCAAGAGATCCTAGAGCATGAGCTTGGGCTTTCGCTGTTGTGTAAGGGTTCCACGGCTCtaagatccagactgtccatgtgATGTCTCACACAATGAATGCCCCACACAACAAAAGAAGTTTCtagattggaaaatcctaaccattgaatctATAGTCTTTTTTTGTTGAATGTGCGCaattaccttttttttcttgatcatCTATCCGTTGGCCACtaaaatggttaggatttccAATTAGAGAATTGCCAATGCGTGAGCCATccaaattggggcccaccatgtcaatggtttggatcctgGAACTATGGACCTCACTAGTACAGACTCAAAACCTTAGATACTCTTGAGTGCGT containing:
- the LOC131236388 gene encoding probable leucine-rich repeat receptor-like protein kinase At1g35710, translated to MAIHKSLSLAFLLFFLPFLSSSHATISSATAGLPEAEALLKWKASLSPAQALHSWSLPATNASTNTLSPCKWTGISCNSLGSVTEISLPSAGLQGKLDNLSFPSFPNLLHLNLSGNTLTGTIPAHIGALYKLMSLDLSANSISGSIPLDIGNLGNLNELDLSINHLDGSIPSTLGNLSKLSILNLYQNRISGSIPPQIGNLKELVQLSLFQNNLTGPIPPALGNLRNLTLLFLYSNQISGSIPPQFGNLMNLNILDLSGNILTASIPSTLGNLTKLTALGLIQNQISGSIPPELGNLMSLNILALYRNNLTGPIPPALGNLRNLTQLFLYSNQISGSIPPQFGNLMNLDNLDLSDNFLTGFIPSTLGNLTKLTVLYLFQNQISGSIPQELGNLMSLNMLALSLNSLTGPIPPVLGSIPPTLGKLTKLTVLSAIYCQLSGSLPQEMRNMTNLSKLYLGGNSLSGYFPQLCQGGSLQVFSAYGNHFTGEIPKSIRNCTSLIRVRLNGNRLAANVSEVFGVYPHLIFMDVSDNMLFGELSPNWGECQNLTKLQLSGNMITGRIPPEIGQLTQLSVLGLSSNHLVGEIPKEFGRLTSLFNLTLNENQLSGQIPQEIGKLSNLEVLDLSMNHLSGPIPPQLGDCFKLQYLKLSENVLNGSIPFQIGNLIYLQDLLDLSHNSLNGQISPQLTKLIRLEKLNLSHNMLSGSIPPSFEGMFSLQSIDFSFNALEGPLPNSKSFQKAPAEAFINNKGLCGEVQGLRLCNASSINRSDAMKSHRVVILIILPVSVALFLLFVIIGISYIYYQIRRNIKKGVLERSSGNPFSIWNYDGIAVFEDIVEATEGFDNKYCIGIGGYGKVYKANLSMGQVVAVKKLHLLEGGDQSNQRSFRNEIQALTEIRHRNIVKLYGFCCHARCSFLIYEYMERGSLASILSNDEGAAQLDWTLRVKIIKGVAHALSYMHHDCTLPIVHRDLSSNNVLLNSELEACISDFGTARLLIPDSSNRTMLAGTYGYIAPELAYTMRVTEKCDVYSFGVVALEVMIGRHPGQLISSLSSPNRDDPLLKDMLDQRLSNPTAEVAHEVIFAVSMALACIRPDPDSRPTMHHVAQELSVGGPSFSLELFHALTFRQLMDLK